A single genomic interval of Daucus carota subsp. sativus chromosome 1, DH1 v3.0, whole genome shotgun sequence harbors:
- the LOC108205225 gene encoding DNA glycosylase/AP lyase ROS1 isoform X1 has translation MEGEFGKEYILAPSISEKQNVMSQVLINARLEDKDLETRGVNVVQLDEESGAVVYGNQSSKFEFEATGVVSAKVQSGGTVNTLAMPVQHNDTSYHSSKEIDGVVLATSTPEKQESKKRPNSRIHLNKTPQKKLKNHKPKILESAKRKTHNDQASKFMPKTPLKRSTPIRRSKRSHGKETISKEVSVKNNRWEHVFGLSKDVLQGHLPNSSCKRALKFFEKETHDENVGKPLKVCDFNMISFPKINKRRRSVRHWIYKRLNETTTDDCVNNLTSCSINRRKKRSPGCTKRRIYTSRPIKFICSSSSSVNLLEHLSNELYHKIANKRMEMKKRRNNIKASPKNESGKRIEECLSQESLLQGKDSNVHSFVDVIDKFESPTIDHKYDQLVVRDRSVGASIVPYKGRFNPLKKKKKEALPKVDLDEKSEKAWLKLMDSCGKNYEQGEDEEYWDTERQIMINKVESVISILGGFQGNRSFSRWKGSVMDSIIGAYLTQNVSDHLSSSTFMCFAARFPPRDIKRSSKIHEKLSACLPLELFPKDVEMQKWGNKSTFQEISHIGSQSEIESLVNCASIIDREGTKVKSFQAKSEAKKEKIIGPIFSLSNGYNKRGFPDRKIKKNEKHKRDWDKLRKTYCQPRERNDDNMDAIDWESVRQAPIAEVVEIIQGRGMETVLANEIKACLDRVMRDHGSMDLEWLRDVPPKDAKEYLLSIYGIGLKSAECIRLLSLYHVAFPVDVNVGRVVVRLGWVPLQPLPEGLQLHLLQEYPVMDNIQKYLFPRLCTLSHETLYELHYHLITFGKIICTKKKPRCDGCPLSGQCKHYASLSASKRLALPAPEIKKKPNVREKPIVEMPHSPQNYGEEFDLPDIEDCYQDRKSYLHDLNENPLHESDADFHTSDDDIPTIRISNKECNKHGGSNSHLVVQSGPKATPVPNHRGRLESVHQVYELPDSHPILQQLQVDKRDPNDPSPYLFAPWVFYEEGSKLRSSFSQGSSSSREIVCYPTFSNNEDDDFTTTVSGTLMIPVRSANKGSFALNGTYFQVNEVFADDESTNVPICVPKQWLSNLPSALLYCGANVTSAFRELPMECIHKAFSQGYYCNRGFNRETRLPTMLNKLFHMKTCKQRGKTTQTKGEKTKRSVGA, from the exons ATGGAAGGAGAGTTCGGGAAAGAATATATTCTAGCACCATCAATTTCCGAAAAGCAGAATGTAATGAGTCAAGTGTTGATCAATGCAAGGTTGGAAGATAAGGATTTGGAAACAAGAGGGGTGAATGTTGTCCAACTTGATGAAGAATCAGGGGCTGTAGTTTATGGTAATCAAAGTTCGAAATTCGAATTTGAAGCAACAGGCGTTGTTTCGGCCAAGGTTCAATCTGGTGGTACTGTCAATACTCTAGCCATGCCCGTCCAACACA ATGATACATCATATCATTCAAGTAAGGAAATTGATGGAGTTGTCTTGGCTACTTCGACTCCAGAAAAGCAGGAATCAAAAAAGAGGCCTAATAGTCGTATTCATCTCAACAAAACACCGCAAAAGAAACTCAAGAATCATAAACCCAAGATATTAGAAAGCGCCAAGAGAAAAACACATAATGATCAAGCCTCAAAATTTATGCCGAAAACTCCTTTGAAGCGATCAACTCCTATACGACGTTCAAAAAGGAGTCATGGTAAAGAAACTATTTCAAAGGAGGTTTCAGTAAAAAATAATAGGTGGGAACATGTTTTTGGTTTGTCAAAAGATGTTTTGCAGGGACATCTTCCAAATTCATCATGCAAACGAGCTCTGAagttttttgaaaaagagaCACATGACGAAAATGTGGGCAAACCTTTGAAGGTTTGTGATTTCAATATGATTTCTTTCCCCAAAATAAACAAGCGAAGGAGGAGTGTGAGACATTGGATCTACAAAAGACTCAATGAAACAACAACGGATGATTGTGTGAACAACTTGACATCATGTTCGATAAATCGGAGGAAAAAGAGATCACCCGGATGCACTAAAAGGCGCATATACACTTCTCGGcctataaaatttatatgcaGTTCGTCATCATCAGTCAATCTTCTGGAACACCTAAGTAATGAGTTGTATCACAAAATTGCAAACAAAAGGATGGAAATGAAGAAGAGACGGAACAATATAAAAGCATCTCCCAAAAATGAATCTGGAAAGAGGATCGAAGAATGTTTATCGCAAGAGAGCCTCCTTCAAGGAAAGGATTCGAATGTGCATA GCTTTGTCGATGTTATTGATAAATTTGAGTCTCCTACCATTGATCACAAATATGATCAACTCGTGGTGCGAGATCGAAGTGTAGGTGCATCAATAGTTCCATATAAAGGAAGATTTAATCCtttaaagaagaaaaagaaggaaGCATTGCCCAAAGTTGATCTTGATGAAAAGTCCGAGAAAGCTTGGCTAAAGCTTATGGATAGTTGTGGTAAAAACTATGAACAAGGTGAAGATGAAGAATACTGGGATACAGAGAGACAAATAATGATAAATAAAGTAGAATCTGTGATATCTATACTCGGGGGCTTTCAAG GTAATAGAAGCTTCTCAAGATGGAAGGGCTCTGTAATGGATTCTATTATAGGAGCTTATCTGACTCAAAATGTTAGCGACCACCTCTCAAG CTCCACCTTTATGTGTTTTGCGGCACGCTTTCCACCAAGAGATATAAAGAGAAGTAGTAAAATCCATGAAAAGTTATCAGCATGTCTACCACTAGAATTGTTCCCAAAAGATGTCGAAATGCAAAAATGGGGAAATAAAAGTACTTTCCAAGAAATTAGTCACATTGGATCTCAAAGTGAAATTGAAAGTCTGGTCAATTGTGCTTCCATAATAGATAGAGAAGGTACTAAAGTCAAAAGTTTTCAAGCAAAAAGTGAGGCTAAAAAGGAGAAAATAATTGGACCCATTTTCTCGTTAAGCAATGGGTACAATAAGCGAGGCTTTCCGGATAgaaagattaagaaaaatgagaAACATAAAAGGGATTGGGATAAGTTAAGAAAAACTTATTGTCAACCAAGGGAAAGAAATGATGACAATATGGATGCTATAGACTGGGAGTCTGTTAGGCAAGCACCAATTGCCGAGGTTGTTGAAATCATACAAGGTCGAGGAATGGAAACTGTACTTGCAAATGAAATCAAG gCTTGTCTTGATCGTGTAATGCGTGATCATGGGTCTATGGACTTGGAGTGGTTGAGAGATGTCCCACCAAAAGATGCAAA GGAATACTTGCTGAGCATATATGGTATAGGCTTAAAAAGTGCAGAATGCATACGACTTTTGTCACTTTATCATGTGGCATTCCCT GTTGACGTAAATGTTGGTCGAGTTGTAGTTCGATTAGGATGGGTGCCTTTACAGCCACTTCCGGAAGGGCTCCAACTGCATCTTTTACAAGA GTACCCTGTGATGGATAACATTCAGAAATATCTATTTCCTCGTTTGTGCACCCTTAGCCATGAGACATT ATATGAATTACATTACCATTTAATAACATTTGGAAAG ATTATTTGTACAAAAAAGAAACCAAGATGTGACGGATGCCCACTGAGCGGACAATGCAAGCATTATGCAAGTTTATCAGCGAG CAAAAGGTTGGCGCTGCCTGCACCAGAGATAAAAAAGAAGCCAAATGTGAGAGAGAAACCGATTGTCGAGATGCCACATAGTCCACAGAATTACGGTGAAGAGTTTGATCTTCCGGATATCGAAgattgttaccaagatcgtaaATCTTATCTTCATGATCTTAATGAAAATCCTTTGCATGAGTCTGATGCCGATTTTCACACGTCCGATGATGACATACCTACCATCAGAATTAGTAACAAAGAATGTAACAAGCATGGAGGAAGTAACTCACATTTAGTTGTTCAATCAGGACCTAAGGCAACACCTGTACCCAATCACAGAGGCCGTTTAGAAAGTGTACACCAAGT GTATGAGCTTCCGGATTCACATCCAATTTTACAGCAA TTACAAGTGGATAAAAGGGATCCAAATGATCCATCTCCGTATCTTTTTGCACCATGGGTATTCTACGAAGAAG GTAGCAAGCTAAGGAGTTCATTTTCACAAGGTTCCAGTTCTTCACGTGAAATTGTATGTTACCCCACATTCAGTAATAACGAGGATGATGATTTTACAACGACAGTTAGTGGAACATTGATG ATTCCCGTGCGTAGTGCAAATAAAGGGAGTTTTGCACTTAATGGAACATACTTTCAGGTTAATGAG GTATTTGCTGATGACGAATCTACCAATGTGCCAATTTGTGTACCTAAACAATGGTTATCTAATCTTCCAAGTGCACTACTGTATTGTGGAGCCAATGTAACATCGGCTTTCAGAG AATTACCGATGGAATGTATTCACAAGGCCTTTAGTCAAG GTTATTATTGTAATCGAGGATTCAATAGAGAAACAAGGCTTCCAACTAtgctaaataaattattccatATGAAGACATGCAAGCAGCGAGGAAAGACTACGCAGACGAAGGGAGAAAAGACCAAACGATCTGTTGGTGCATAG
- the LOC108205225 gene encoding transcriptional activator DEMETER isoform X2, with protein MEGEFGKEYILAPSISEKQNVMSQVLINARLEDKDLETRGVNVVQLDEESGAVVYGNQSSKFEFEATGVVSAKVQSGGTVNTLAMPVQHNDTSYHSSKEIDGVVLATSTPEKQESKKRPNSRIHLNKTPQKKLKNHKPKILESAKRKTHNDQASKFMPKTPLKRSTPIRRSKRSHGKETISKEVSVKNNRWEHVFGLSKDVLQGHLPNSSCKRALKFFEKETHDENVGKPLKVCDFNMISFPKINKRRRSVRHWIYKRLNETTTDDCVNNLTSCSINRRKKRSPGCTKRRIYTSRPIKFICSSSSSVNLLEHLSNELYHKIANKRMEMKKRRNNIKASPKNESGKRIEECLSQESLLQGKDSNVHSFVDVIDKFESPTIDHKYDQLVVRDRSVGASIVPYKGRFNPLKKKKKEALPKVDLDEKSEKAWLKLMDSCGKNYEQGEDEEYWDTERQIMINKVESVISILGGFQGNRSFSRWKGSVMDSIIGAYLTQNVSDHLSSSTFMCFAARFPPRDIKRSSKIHEKLSACLPLELFPKDVEMQKWGNKSTFQEISHIGSQSEIESLVNCASIIDREGTKVKSFQAKSEAKKEKIIGPIFSLSNGYNKRGFPDRKIKKNEKHKRDWDKLRKTYCQPRERNDDNMDAIDWESVRQAPIAEVVEIIQGRGMETVLANEIKVDVNVGRVVVRLGWVPLQPLPEGLQLHLLQEYPVMDNIQKYLFPRLCTLSHETLYELHYHLITFGKIICTKKKPRCDGCPLSGQCKHYASLSASKRLALPAPEIKKKPNVREKPIVEMPHSPQNYGEEFDLPDIEDCYQDRKSYLHDLNENPLHESDADFHTSDDDIPTIRISNKECNKHGGSNSHLVVQSGPKATPVPNHRGRLESVHQVYELPDSHPILQQLQVDKRDPNDPSPYLFAPWVFYEEGSKLRSSFSQGSSSSREIVCYPTFSNNEDDDFTTTVSGTLMIPVRSANKGSFALNGTYFQVNEVFADDESTNVPICVPKQWLSNLPSALLYCGANVTSAFRELPMECIHKAFSQGYYCNRGFNRETRLPTMLNKLFHMKTCKQRGKTTQTKGEKTKRSVGA; from the exons ATGGAAGGAGAGTTCGGGAAAGAATATATTCTAGCACCATCAATTTCCGAAAAGCAGAATGTAATGAGTCAAGTGTTGATCAATGCAAGGTTGGAAGATAAGGATTTGGAAACAAGAGGGGTGAATGTTGTCCAACTTGATGAAGAATCAGGGGCTGTAGTTTATGGTAATCAAAGTTCGAAATTCGAATTTGAAGCAACAGGCGTTGTTTCGGCCAAGGTTCAATCTGGTGGTACTGTCAATACTCTAGCCATGCCCGTCCAACACA ATGATACATCATATCATTCAAGTAAGGAAATTGATGGAGTTGTCTTGGCTACTTCGACTCCAGAAAAGCAGGAATCAAAAAAGAGGCCTAATAGTCGTATTCATCTCAACAAAACACCGCAAAAGAAACTCAAGAATCATAAACCCAAGATATTAGAAAGCGCCAAGAGAAAAACACATAATGATCAAGCCTCAAAATTTATGCCGAAAACTCCTTTGAAGCGATCAACTCCTATACGACGTTCAAAAAGGAGTCATGGTAAAGAAACTATTTCAAAGGAGGTTTCAGTAAAAAATAATAGGTGGGAACATGTTTTTGGTTTGTCAAAAGATGTTTTGCAGGGACATCTTCCAAATTCATCATGCAAACGAGCTCTGAagttttttgaaaaagagaCACATGACGAAAATGTGGGCAAACCTTTGAAGGTTTGTGATTTCAATATGATTTCTTTCCCCAAAATAAACAAGCGAAGGAGGAGTGTGAGACATTGGATCTACAAAAGACTCAATGAAACAACAACGGATGATTGTGTGAACAACTTGACATCATGTTCGATAAATCGGAGGAAAAAGAGATCACCCGGATGCACTAAAAGGCGCATATACACTTCTCGGcctataaaatttatatgcaGTTCGTCATCATCAGTCAATCTTCTGGAACACCTAAGTAATGAGTTGTATCACAAAATTGCAAACAAAAGGATGGAAATGAAGAAGAGACGGAACAATATAAAAGCATCTCCCAAAAATGAATCTGGAAAGAGGATCGAAGAATGTTTATCGCAAGAGAGCCTCCTTCAAGGAAAGGATTCGAATGTGCATA GCTTTGTCGATGTTATTGATAAATTTGAGTCTCCTACCATTGATCACAAATATGATCAACTCGTGGTGCGAGATCGAAGTGTAGGTGCATCAATAGTTCCATATAAAGGAAGATTTAATCCtttaaagaagaaaaagaaggaaGCATTGCCCAAAGTTGATCTTGATGAAAAGTCCGAGAAAGCTTGGCTAAAGCTTATGGATAGTTGTGGTAAAAACTATGAACAAGGTGAAGATGAAGAATACTGGGATACAGAGAGACAAATAATGATAAATAAAGTAGAATCTGTGATATCTATACTCGGGGGCTTTCAAG GTAATAGAAGCTTCTCAAGATGGAAGGGCTCTGTAATGGATTCTATTATAGGAGCTTATCTGACTCAAAATGTTAGCGACCACCTCTCAAG CTCCACCTTTATGTGTTTTGCGGCACGCTTTCCACCAAGAGATATAAAGAGAAGTAGTAAAATCCATGAAAAGTTATCAGCATGTCTACCACTAGAATTGTTCCCAAAAGATGTCGAAATGCAAAAATGGGGAAATAAAAGTACTTTCCAAGAAATTAGTCACATTGGATCTCAAAGTGAAATTGAAAGTCTGGTCAATTGTGCTTCCATAATAGATAGAGAAGGTACTAAAGTCAAAAGTTTTCAAGCAAAAAGTGAGGCTAAAAAGGAGAAAATAATTGGACCCATTTTCTCGTTAAGCAATGGGTACAATAAGCGAGGCTTTCCGGATAgaaagattaagaaaaatgagaAACATAAAAGGGATTGGGATAAGTTAAGAAAAACTTATTGTCAACCAAGGGAAAGAAATGATGACAATATGGATGCTATAGACTGGGAGTCTGTTAGGCAAGCACCAATTGCCGAGGTTGTTGAAATCATACAAGGTCGAGGAATGGAAACTGTACTTGCAAATGAAATCAAG GTTGACGTAAATGTTGGTCGAGTTGTAGTTCGATTAGGATGGGTGCCTTTACAGCCACTTCCGGAAGGGCTCCAACTGCATCTTTTACAAGA GTACCCTGTGATGGATAACATTCAGAAATATCTATTTCCTCGTTTGTGCACCCTTAGCCATGAGACATT ATATGAATTACATTACCATTTAATAACATTTGGAAAG ATTATTTGTACAAAAAAGAAACCAAGATGTGACGGATGCCCACTGAGCGGACAATGCAAGCATTATGCAAGTTTATCAGCGAG CAAAAGGTTGGCGCTGCCTGCACCAGAGATAAAAAAGAAGCCAAATGTGAGAGAGAAACCGATTGTCGAGATGCCACATAGTCCACAGAATTACGGTGAAGAGTTTGATCTTCCGGATATCGAAgattgttaccaagatcgtaaATCTTATCTTCATGATCTTAATGAAAATCCTTTGCATGAGTCTGATGCCGATTTTCACACGTCCGATGATGACATACCTACCATCAGAATTAGTAACAAAGAATGTAACAAGCATGGAGGAAGTAACTCACATTTAGTTGTTCAATCAGGACCTAAGGCAACACCTGTACCCAATCACAGAGGCCGTTTAGAAAGTGTACACCAAGT GTATGAGCTTCCGGATTCACATCCAATTTTACAGCAA TTACAAGTGGATAAAAGGGATCCAAATGATCCATCTCCGTATCTTTTTGCACCATGGGTATTCTACGAAGAAG GTAGCAAGCTAAGGAGTTCATTTTCACAAGGTTCCAGTTCTTCACGTGAAATTGTATGTTACCCCACATTCAGTAATAACGAGGATGATGATTTTACAACGACAGTTAGTGGAACATTGATG ATTCCCGTGCGTAGTGCAAATAAAGGGAGTTTTGCACTTAATGGAACATACTTTCAGGTTAATGAG GTATTTGCTGATGACGAATCTACCAATGTGCCAATTTGTGTACCTAAACAATGGTTATCTAATCTTCCAAGTGCACTACTGTATTGTGGAGCCAATGTAACATCGGCTTTCAGAG AATTACCGATGGAATGTATTCACAAGGCCTTTAGTCAAG GTTATTATTGTAATCGAGGATTCAATAGAGAAACAAGGCTTCCAACTAtgctaaataaattattccatATGAAGACATGCAAGCAGCGAGGAAAGACTACGCAGACGAAGGGAGAAAAGACCAAACGATCTGTTGGTGCATAG